Proteins encoded by one window of Brevibacterium atlanticum:
- a CDS encoding tripartite tricarboxylate transporter substrate binding protein has translation MKKKLTLAAALIVALSLGGCAGDLKGGGGGDDANFPTHAIDLVLPFGSGGATDIGARAMADALSGDLKQPINSTNETGAQQVTAVGKVLNSSRDGYTLLADGAGSSSIQSLLPDLPFTWDDRTFIADVATGAHAYAVGKKSGITSLDELEQKAQDNPSGFHIAWLGGTTTSDYATLQFLDAIDVDASKVVKVPFDGSGDAMQAAAAGDVDLAVGGSSAIASLYSSGDLVPLAITTEDPNFPEIPLTADEGYDSLNLTFWVGLSGPADLPDGVVNKLSESLNTLADNGELNESFEKIGMTVEVHTGEELTKQVNDEAKTFADLKEAVE, from the coding sequence ATGAAAAAGAAGCTCACTCTTGCTGCCGCACTCATTGTTGCCCTTTCACTCGGCGGATGCGCTGGCGACCTTAAAGGAGGCGGAGGCGGAGACGACGCCAACTTTCCAACTCACGCCATCGACCTTGTTCTTCCCTTTGGATCAGGTGGAGCCACTGACATCGGCGCGCGCGCGATGGCCGATGCTCTCTCCGGTGATCTCAAGCAACCGATTAATTCCACCAATGAAACTGGGGCGCAGCAAGTCACCGCTGTAGGGAAAGTGCTCAATTCCTCCAGGGATGGCTACACTCTGCTTGCCGATGGAGCAGGCTCATCGTCTATCCAATCACTGTTGCCTGACTTGCCGTTCACCTGGGACGACCGCACATTCATCGCTGATGTCGCAACCGGCGCACACGCCTACGCGGTTGGTAAGAAGAGTGGCATCACTTCCCTCGATGAACTCGAGCAGAAAGCGCAGGACAACCCATCTGGTTTCCATATCGCATGGCTTGGTGGTACCACAACCAGTGACTATGCGACCCTTCAGTTTCTCGATGCTATCGATGTCGATGCTTCGAAAGTAGTGAAGGTGCCATTCGACGGTTCCGGAGATGCTATGCAAGCTGCAGCGGCCGGCGACGTCGACCTGGCGGTAGGCGGATCGAGTGCAATCGCTTCTCTGTACAGTTCCGGAGATCTCGTACCGCTGGCCATTACGACAGAGGACCCAAACTTTCCCGAAATACCACTGACCGCTGATGAAGGATACGACTCACTCAATCTCACCTTCTGGGTTGGGCTCTCCGGGCCTGCGGATTTGCCCGATGGAGTCGTCAATAAACTCAGTGAGTCTCTGAACACGCTTGCCGACAATGGCGAGTTGAATGAGTCCTTCGAGAAGATCGGGATGACCGTCGAAGTGCACACTGGTGAGGAGCTGACAAAGCAGGTAAATGACGAAGCTAAGACATTCGCGGACCTGAAAGAAGCGGTTGAGTGA
- a CDS encoding tripartite tricarboxylate transporter TctB family protein has product MSTLLARTGSLLRSPDGWGHLLIALFALVAVGNGGVIVSAAGGIGEKAAAGWFIGIIGIILLGLVGLGFREDLRGGRVSVMSELATTIIAEEEAAGREVEDHFQVELPLHSPRIIARLLLLSAVLLVGWMVAIPWIGFGAATAIFCLLFMRWMSRTSWWTTLITSISVGAGLAILFKLVGVILPTGALWYLI; this is encoded by the coding sequence ATGTCTACGTTATTAGCTCGTACGGGCTCACTGTTACGGTCACCTGACGGGTGGGGCCACCTTCTGATCGCGCTCTTTGCCCTTGTTGCAGTCGGCAATGGCGGGGTGATCGTCAGTGCTGCTGGAGGCATTGGGGAGAAAGCTGCTGCCGGATGGTTTATTGGAATCATCGGAATTATCCTCCTCGGTCTGGTCGGACTTGGGTTCCGTGAAGATCTCCGCGGTGGGCGCGTATCAGTGATGTCAGAACTTGCCACAACAATCATCGCCGAAGAGGAAGCTGCGGGCCGTGAGGTCGAAGACCACTTCCAAGTCGAGCTCCCACTGCACTCTCCTCGGATAATTGCTCGCCTGCTGTTGCTCAGTGCGGTGTTACTCGTCGGTTGGATGGTAGCAATTCCGTGGATTGGGTTCGGAGCTGCGACCGCAATCTTCTGCCTTCTATTTATGCGCTGGATGAGTCGAACCTCATGGTGGACGACACTCATCACATCCATATCTGTCGGAGCCGGGCTCGCCATTCTCTTCAAGCTTGTCGGAGTCATCCTGCCAACCGGTGCCCTCTGGTACCTGATCTGA
- a CDS encoding tripartite tricarboxylate transporter permease encodes MDLHTVISGFATILTPEHLLVAFLGCFAGTFFGVLPGLGPVTAIAVLFPLTTYLDPVSGILMLAAVYYGGMYGGSTTAILLNIPGEVSSLPSALEGYPMTKRGRAGAALATAAVSSFFAGIVGTIGVMIIGPTIAHFALAFGPPEQFGLLLFSLTAISGLVSGSIAKGLGMAVLGIMLSLIGYDAISGAQVLTFGSWTLAQGLNVVPVMIGLFGIGEILKTLIQKNPVPSVAPVGSLLPSRDERRASVGPTVRGTAQGFFLGLIPGMLPSVTSFLNYSWERNRAQRRGTSKFGRGAIEGIAGPEAANNGAAMGGFVPLFSLGIPTGPSMALILAALLVYGLVPGPTLFTEKADFTAGIIASFLIANVILLILNLPLVGLWAKIAKVPFSIMAPIVIVCCLVGALLERNSMFDVGVCALFGFLALLFDRAQLPIAPLVMGFILGPSLQQSMRQSFTMSSTFYFERPIFILFAVVSLATVAWSIYRAVRSKRDKQRRAVAGYVQ; translated from the coding sequence ATGGATTTACACACCGTCATCAGCGGATTCGCCACAATCCTCACACCAGAGCACCTTCTGGTCGCGTTCCTCGGATGCTTCGCAGGAACGTTCTTCGGAGTGCTGCCTGGCCTCGGCCCAGTGACGGCTATTGCAGTGCTCTTCCCATTGACAACATACTTGGACCCGGTGTCCGGGATCCTCATGCTCGCTGCTGTCTACTATGGCGGAATGTATGGAGGCTCAACGACGGCGATCCTACTCAATATCCCCGGAGAAGTCTCTTCACTTCCCTCCGCGCTGGAGGGCTATCCAATGACGAAACGAGGTCGAGCCGGCGCGGCTTTGGCAACTGCTGCAGTATCCTCGTTTTTTGCTGGGATCGTGGGCACCATCGGAGTTATGATCATCGGCCCTACCATCGCACATTTCGCTTTGGCATTCGGGCCGCCGGAACAGTTTGGTCTCCTGCTCTTCAGCCTCACAGCAATCTCCGGGCTGGTTTCTGGCTCGATTGCTAAGGGGCTAGGAATGGCTGTACTCGGAATCATGCTGTCTTTGATCGGCTACGACGCAATCTCCGGGGCACAGGTATTGACATTTGGCTCATGGACCCTGGCTCAGGGGCTTAACGTTGTTCCGGTCATGATTGGACTGTTCGGCATTGGCGAGATTCTGAAAACTCTGATCCAGAAGAACCCGGTTCCATCTGTAGCACCTGTGGGAAGTCTCCTTCCCAGTCGCGACGAGCGTAGAGCAAGCGTGGGTCCAACCGTGCGTGGAACTGCGCAAGGCTTCTTCCTCGGCCTCATCCCGGGAATGTTGCCTTCTGTGACCTCGTTCCTTAATTACAGTTGGGAACGCAATCGCGCCCAACGCAGGGGGACCTCGAAATTCGGGCGAGGAGCAATCGAGGGAATCGCAGGTCCGGAAGCCGCGAACAACGGTGCCGCCATGGGCGGATTCGTTCCCTTGTTCAGCCTGGGAATCCCCACCGGTCCATCGATGGCACTCATTCTCGCGGCACTTCTCGTTTACGGATTGGTTCCGGGCCCCACGCTTTTCACTGAGAAGGCTGACTTCACGGCGGGCATCATCGCGAGCTTCCTTATCGCTAACGTGATCCTTCTTATTCTCAATCTGCCGTTGGTCGGGCTCTGGGCGAAGATCGCTAAGGTGCCCTTTTCAATAATGGCTCCGATTGTCATCGTCTGCTGCCTTGTTGGAGCTCTTCTCGAGCGCAACAGTATGTTCGACGTCGGAGTTTGCGCACTTTTTGGTTTCCTAGCGTTGCTCTTTGATCGGGCTCAATTGCCGATTGCACCACTGGTCATGGGCTTCATCCTAGGGCCGTCGCTACAGCAATCGATGCGCCAGTCTTTCACCATGTCATCGACCTTCTACTTCGAACGCCCGATCTTCATCCTGTTCGCAGTAGTGAGCCTGGCAACTGTGGCGTGGTCCATCTATCGCGCTGTGCGGTCAAAACGCGACAAACAGCGCCGAGCTGTAGCAGGTTACGTGCAATAG
- a CDS encoding aldehyde dehydrogenase family protein — translation MTATLTDTTTRPSTLADWRAAAAALTIDGRPFIDGHRVDARSGQTHAKTNPATGEVISQLHLADGSDVDAAVASARAAFDAGDWSRASVTHRREVLLRLADLIEARSDEFALLDTLDMGKPIGESSTIDAPGAAALFRFYGEAIEKLSDEIPVTPTGSTALVTREPLGVIGVIVPWNYPLEIATWKIAPALAAGNALVVKPPVEASHSILLLAELAVEAGVPAGILHVVPGRGSVVGEALGRHMDVDMLGFTGSTQVAKQLQVYAGESNMKRLALEAGGKSANFIFADTEDLGAAAEKAAFGIFYNQGEVCSATSRIFVERDVYEEFLDLFAAAADSYQPGDPLDPATAIGSLVSEKHADEVWDCIEQARADGTIVKGGNRPEINGMKTFVDPTIVTDLPADHRLHEHEVFGPVALVTPFDSEEEAIAKANETPYGLAAALWTGSMSRAHRVSSRLTAGTVSVNTVDALGFTTPFGGFKQSGFGRDLSVHALENYTDLKTTWLQWE, via the coding sequence ATGACCGCTACTCTGACGGATACCACCACTCGACCGAGCACACTCGCTGACTGGCGTGCTGCCGCAGCCGCACTGACCATCGACGGCCGGCCCTTTATCGACGGGCACCGGGTCGACGCCCGTTCAGGCCAGACTCATGCGAAGACCAATCCCGCCACCGGTGAGGTGATTTCTCAGTTACACCTCGCTGACGGCAGCGACGTCGACGCTGCGGTGGCGAGCGCTCGCGCCGCATTCGACGCCGGCGATTGGTCGCGTGCTTCAGTTACTCATCGGCGTGAAGTCCTGTTGCGTCTTGCCGACCTCATCGAGGCACGCTCGGATGAGTTCGCGCTGTTGGACACTCTCGACATGGGCAAGCCGATTGGCGAGTCGTCAACGATCGATGCTCCGGGCGCGGCCGCTCTCTTTCGTTTCTACGGGGAGGCGATCGAGAAGCTCAGTGATGAGATCCCGGTGACTCCGACCGGTTCCACGGCTCTGGTCACGCGCGAGCCCTTGGGCGTCATCGGGGTCATCGTGCCGTGGAACTACCCTCTCGAAATCGCGACGTGGAAGATCGCGCCGGCGTTAGCTGCTGGCAATGCCCTCGTCGTCAAGCCGCCGGTCGAGGCTTCGCACTCGATCCTGCTCCTCGCCGAACTCGCCGTCGAGGCCGGCGTTCCTGCTGGCATCCTCCACGTCGTCCCGGGCCGCGGCTCGGTCGTCGGTGAGGCGCTTGGTCGTCATATGGATGTTGACATGCTCGGCTTCACCGGGTCCACCCAGGTGGCCAAACAGCTTCAGGTCTATGCCGGCGAATCGAATATGAAACGTTTGGCGCTCGAGGCCGGCGGAAAGAGCGCGAACTTCATCTTCGCCGATACTGAGGACCTCGGTGCGGCGGCGGAGAAGGCGGCGTTCGGGATCTTCTACAACCAGGGAGAGGTCTGCTCGGCTACCTCGCGGATCTTCGTCGAACGCGACGTCTACGAGGAGTTCCTCGACCTTTTCGCGGCCGCTGCCGATTCGTACCAGCCTGGTGATCCGCTCGATCCTGCCACGGCCATCGGGTCGCTCGTATCCGAGAAGCACGCCGACGAGGTGTGGGACTGCATCGAGCAGGCTCGTGCCGACGGGACGATCGTCAAGGGTGGCAACCGACCGGAGATCAATGGAATGAAGACGTTCGTCGATCCGACCATCGTCACCGACCTGCCGGCCGATCATCGCCTGCACGAGCACGAGGTGTTCGGGCCGGTCGCACTCGTCACTCCCTTCGACAGTGAAGAGGAAGCGATCGCGAAGGCGAATGAGACTCCCTACGGTCTTGCCGCGGCGCTGTGGACCGGAAGCATGTCACGTGCTCACCGAGTGTCCTCCCGGCTGACCGCGGGCACGGTCTCGGTCAACACCGTCGACGCCCTCGGCTTCACGACACCGTTCGGCGGGTTCAAACAGTCTGGGTTCGGCCGCGACCTGTCCGTTCACGCTCTTGAGAACTACACGGATCTCAAGACGACCTGGCTGCAGTGGGAGTGA
- a CDS encoding MFS transporter yields MSGDTPNAEGLAYKKGLQKSVVAGSIGVLVHWFDWAVYAYMATTIAAIFFPEEDSTAGLLATFAVFAVSFLVRPIGAIIFGRLGDKFGRKHTLSLVILAMALSTLVLGVLPTYSTIGVIAPILLILTRIVQGLAAGGEFGSAAAFLGEFSPRKRRGFGCSWLEFGSLLGFLLASFVVFLLNQALTPDQVLAWGWRIPFLITVPLGLIGLYIRRKIEDTPEFEALQKMETVSETPLREVFKRNPKQFLQTCGMETFMNVTFYVVLVYLLTYQETAVGIDPGRAALLSTLASALGLVIVPLAGIASDRFGRKPVLMTAAIALTVLSVPLFILMGADYPWASFVSTFGLAFILAIILGTHAATVVELFPTRTRQTGLSIAYALTAALFAGTAPYILTWLIDATGSTLSPGWFLAAVGIIGIVTVASLPETRGIDLLMADDLEDVSAQTAPPTTAAD; encoded by the coding sequence ATGTCGGGTGACACTCCGAACGCCGAAGGACTGGCGTACAAGAAGGGACTGCAGAAAAGCGTGGTCGCCGGATCCATCGGCGTCCTGGTCCACTGGTTCGACTGGGCGGTCTATGCGTATATGGCCACCACCATCGCCGCGATCTTCTTCCCAGAGGAGGACAGCACCGCGGGGCTCCTCGCCACCTTCGCGGTCTTCGCCGTCTCGTTCCTCGTCCGGCCGATCGGCGCGATCATCTTCGGCCGCCTCGGCGACAAATTCGGACGCAAGCACACGCTGTCCCTGGTCATCCTCGCCATGGCGTTGTCGACACTCGTGCTCGGCGTACTCCCGACCTACTCGACCATCGGAGTGATCGCTCCGATCCTGCTCATCCTCACCCGGATCGTCCAGGGCCTCGCGGCCGGCGGAGAATTCGGCAGCGCTGCGGCCTTCCTCGGCGAATTCTCACCCCGGAAACGCCGTGGCTTCGGCTGCAGTTGGCTGGAATTCGGGTCCCTCCTCGGGTTCCTGCTGGCGAGCTTCGTCGTCTTCCTCCTCAACCAGGCGCTGACCCCGGACCAGGTCCTTGCCTGGGGCTGGCGGATTCCTTTCCTCATCACGGTTCCCCTGGGACTGATCGGCCTCTACATTCGACGCAAGATCGAGGACACCCCTGAGTTCGAGGCTCTGCAGAAGATGGAGACGGTCTCGGAGACACCGTTGCGCGAGGTCTTCAAGCGCAATCCCAAGCAGTTCCTGCAGACGTGCGGAATGGAGACGTTCATGAACGTCACCTTCTACGTCGTTCTGGTCTACCTGCTCACCTACCAAGAGACGGCGGTCGGCATCGATCCCGGTCGCGCCGCGCTGCTCTCTACACTGGCCTCTGCGTTGGGACTCGTCATCGTCCCCTTGGCCGGGATCGCATCAGATCGATTCGGCCGCAAACCCGTGCTCATGACCGCGGCGATCGCTCTCACGGTCCTCTCCGTTCCGCTGTTCATCCTCATGGGTGCCGACTACCCATGGGCATCATTCGTCTCGACGTTCGGCCTTGCCTTCATCCTGGCGATCATCCTCGGCACGCACGCTGCCACCGTGGTCGAGCTCTTCCCGACTCGGACCAGGCAGACCGGCCTGTCGATCGCGTACGCGCTGACGGCGGCGCTCTTCGCCGGCACCGCGCCCTACATTCTCACGTGGCTCATCGACGCCACCGGCAGCACTCTCAGCCCCGGATGGTTCCTCGCTGCGGTCGGCATCATCGGCATCGTCACCGTCGCCTCTCTGCCGGAGACCCGCGGCATCGACCTGCTCATGGCCGACGACCTCGAGGACGTTTCAGCGCAGACAGCACCACCGACCACGGCAGCTGACTGA
- a CDS encoding M20 family metallopeptidase produces MTSELKHRIAARVAETAPRLIALSNSLHDDPELGWQEFRSSAAVAEVLAEHGFTVEQPYLGLDTAFRATFGSGELTIGFLAEYDALPGLGHACGHNLIAAMSVGGAIGLAEAAADLGITVEVIGTPAEEGGGGKIELLDRGAFTELDFALMAHPAPVDVAEAEPFAVTHWHVEYTGRAAHAAAYPERGINANDAFLIAQVALGLLRQQLPKTARVHGVMTNGGEAPNAIPEKTEGRWYVRAETTEELLTLEQKVINCFEAGALATGAELSITPESKRYAEMRTDESALDYYRSNAVALGRDFDVDPIAATMNRASTDMGNVSQIVDAIHPYIGVGGEASNHQAAFAESCIGPQAERTLIDGATALAWTAVDLRTQRT; encoded by the coding sequence ATGACCAGCGAACTCAAGCACCGCATCGCCGCCCGGGTCGCCGAGACGGCACCGCGGCTCATCGCACTGTCGAATTCTCTCCACGACGATCCGGAGCTCGGTTGGCAGGAGTTCCGCTCCTCGGCCGCCGTCGCTGAGGTATTGGCCGAGCACGGCTTCACCGTCGAGCAACCGTACCTCGGACTCGACACCGCGTTTCGCGCCACGTTCGGATCGGGTGAGCTCACCATCGGCTTCCTTGCCGAATACGATGCTCTGCCCGGTCTCGGCCACGCCTGCGGCCACAACCTCATCGCCGCGATGAGCGTCGGCGGGGCGATCGGCCTCGCCGAGGCGGCCGCGGATCTCGGCATCACCGTCGAGGTCATCGGCACCCCGGCCGAAGAGGGCGGTGGGGGCAAGATCGAACTGCTCGACCGCGGCGCCTTCACGGAACTCGACTTCGCTCTCATGGCCCATCCCGCTCCCGTCGACGTCGCCGAGGCCGAGCCCTTCGCCGTCACCCACTGGCATGTGGAGTACACGGGCCGGGCCGCACACGCGGCGGCCTACCCGGAACGTGGCATCAATGCCAACGACGCCTTCCTCATCGCGCAGGTGGCGCTGGGTCTGCTGCGTCAGCAGCTGCCGAAGACCGCTCGGGTGCACGGTGTGATGACGAACGGGGGCGAGGCCCCCAATGCCATTCCGGAAAAGACCGAAGGCCGCTGGTACGTCCGTGCCGAAACGACTGAAGAGCTACTCACACTCGAGCAGAAGGTCATCAACTGCTTCGAGGCCGGAGCCTTGGCTACCGGTGCAGAGCTTTCGATCACGCCGGAGAGCAAGCGGTATGCCGAGATGCGCACCGATGAGTCCGCGCTCGACTACTACCGTTCGAACGCCGTGGCGCTGGGGAGGGACTTCGATGTCGATCCGATCGCCGCGACGATGAACCGGGCATCGACCGACATGGGCAATGTCTCTCAGATCGTCGATGCCATTCACCCCTACATCGGCGTCGGCGGAGAGGCGAGCAACCATCAGGCCGCCTTTGCCGAATCGTGCATCGGTCCGCAGGCCGAACGCACTCTCATCGACGGGGCCACCGCACTGGCTTGGACCGCGGTCGACCTGCGCACTCAACGAACCTGA
- a CDS encoding DUF1028 domain-containing protein, translated as MTFSLLLHDPETGEFGSAISSSSPAVAARCISLADGIGGVNSQNITDPRLGPAIIDEMASGKNAQAALDAVVAAADPTAIDFRQLLVIDAAGNTAAHSGAQALGIFGARTETNAVAGGNMLADLTVLDAFVETALSANGRLEERLFAAFEAAMAAGGEAGPVHSAGLSVVNGSGWRVTDLRVDWADEDPIGQLGRLLDIWMPQRDDYITRGLNPAASPSYGVPGDDR; from the coding sequence GTGACCTTCTCGCTCCTCCTCCACGATCCCGAGACCGGGGAGTTCGGCTCCGCGATCTCCTCGTCCTCACCGGCCGTCGCCGCCCGCTGTATCAGCCTGGCCGACGGCATCGGCGGGGTGAACTCCCAGAACATCACCGACCCTCGCCTCGGTCCGGCGATCATCGATGAGATGGCTTCGGGCAAGAATGCGCAGGCGGCTCTCGACGCCGTCGTCGCCGCTGCCGATCCGACCGCGATCGACTTTCGGCAGCTGCTCGTCATCGACGCGGCCGGCAACACCGCCGCACACTCGGGCGCGCAGGCCCTCGGCATCTTCGGTGCCCGCACCGAGACCAACGCCGTGGCCGGAGGCAATATGCTCGCCGACCTGACAGTTCTCGACGCCTTCGTCGAGACCGCACTGTCGGCCAACGGACGACTCGAGGAGCGCCTCTTCGCGGCCTTCGAAGCAGCCATGGCCGCCGGCGGGGAGGCCGGTCCCGTCCATTCGGCGGGCCTGTCCGTGGTCAACGGCTCCGGCTGGCGGGTCACGGATCTGCGCGTCGACTGGGCCGATGAGGATCCCATCGGGCAGCTGGGCCGCCTCCTCGACATCTGGATGCCGCAGCGCGACGACTACATCACCCGCGGCCTGAACCCGGCTGCCTCACCGTCCTACGGCGTGCCCGGGGACGATCGATGA
- a CDS encoding RidA family protein has translation MAEPTHTRLRMFNTKDTYPEQNLDNDLCQAVVAGGVVYLRGQIGQDLETRESVGIGDVTAQAEKAMANIAMLLEEAGSRLADIVKVTVYIIDPRYREDVYRTMGKWLKGVFPVSTGIVVQALARPEWLVEIDATAVISDTAEAGRTEVAQ, from the coding sequence ATGGCAGAGCCGACGCACACACGACTGAGAATGTTCAACACCAAGGACACCTATCCGGAGCAGAATCTCGACAACGATCTCTGCCAGGCTGTGGTCGCAGGCGGTGTCGTCTACCTGCGCGGACAGATCGGTCAGGACCTCGAGACCCGGGAGTCGGTGGGCATCGGCGATGTCACCGCGCAGGCGGAGAAGGCGATGGCGAATATCGCGATGCTCCTCGAGGAGGCCGGCAGCAGGCTCGCCGACATCGTCAAGGTCACCGTCTACATCATCGACCCCCGCTACCGTGAGGACGTCTACCGGACCATGGGCAAGTGGCTGAAGGGCGTCTTCCCTGTCTCGACGGGCATCGTCGTCCAGGCCCTGGCGCGCCCCGAATGGCTCGTCGAGATCGACGCCACCGCCGTCATCAGCGACACCGCCGAGGCGGGACGGACCGAGGTGGCCCAGTGA
- a CDS encoding LysR substrate-binding domain-containing protein, with the protein MVQRFAITLTQLSYFAECAKTLNMTEASQELHIAQSAVSTAINQLEKALGAPLFVRQHSKGLVLTSAGESLLHETREIFGRINDAVDSIQAGQREVRGTIVIACFQTIAPFLLPQLLQRLGERHPDLTVEVVEGDHEESIDALRSGRVELALNYDLTESDGIRAEIVGEARPHVIVGTDHRLARRKKVSLSELAEDDFVVLDLPDSREYFLNMLRLAGITPHVRYRSSSYETVRSMVAMGLGFSILNQRPRIRQTYTGERTTILEISDPVPTLHVAVSTLARSGRTAKAAAVSDVVREILAEVAPESG; encoded by the coding sequence ATGGTGCAGAGATTCGCGATCACGCTCACCCAGCTGTCCTACTTCGCCGAATGCGCGAAGACGCTCAATATGACCGAGGCCAGCCAGGAGCTGCACATCGCCCAGTCGGCTGTGTCGACGGCGATCAACCAGCTGGAGAAGGCCCTCGGTGCTCCGCTGTTCGTGCGTCAGCACTCGAAGGGCCTCGTGCTGACCTCGGCCGGTGAGAGCCTGCTCCATGAGACCCGAGAGATCTTCGGGCGGATCAACGACGCCGTCGACTCGATCCAGGCCGGCCAGCGTGAGGTGCGCGGAACCATCGTCATCGCCTGCTTCCAGACGATCGCACCGTTTCTGCTGCCGCAGCTGCTCCAGCGATTGGGCGAGCGTCACCCCGACCTGACCGTCGAGGTCGTCGAGGGAGACCATGAGGAGAGCATCGACGCCCTGCGCAGCGGTCGGGTCGAACTCGCGCTCAACTACGACCTCACCGAATCCGACGGCATCCGCGCCGAGATCGTCGGCGAGGCCCGGCCGCACGTCATCGTCGGCACCGACCATCGTCTGGCGCGTCGGAAGAAGGTCTCGCTGAGCGAGCTCGCCGAGGATGATTTCGTCGTCCTCGACCTGCCCGACAGCCGCGAGTACTTCCTCAACATGCTGCGCCTGGCCGGCATCACCCCGCATGTGCGTTACCGGAGCTCGAGCTACGAGACCGTGCGCTCGATGGTCGCCATGGGCCTCGGGTTCTCCATCCTCAACCAGCGACCGCGCATCCGGCAGACCTACACGGGGGAGCGGACGACGATCCTCGAGATCTCTGATCCCGTCCCCACCCTGCACGTGGCCGTGTCCACCCTGGCTCGATCCGGCCGGACGGCGAAGGCCGCTGCCGTGTCTGACGTCGTCCGCGAGATCCTCGCCGAGGTGGCCCCCGAGTCAGGCTGA
- a CDS encoding flavin-containing monooxygenase encodes MSNTAAETTEVVVIGGGQAGIAMSEHLSERGVAHIVLERDRVAEAWRSRRWDSLVANGPAWHDRFPTQEFADTDPDGFATKGQVADYFQTLVEAKGLPVRTGVSATSVTENAGSRGFRVTTDSGVIDADYVVAATGPFQTPRIPEIVPAEAGLTQFHSNDYKNPEQLDDGGVLVVGAGSSGVQIAAEIQRSGRPVHLAVGPHDRPPRAYRSRDFCWWLGVLGKWDMATPPAGAEHVTIAVSGAQGGHTVDFRDLANSGITLLGRANSYADGVLHIGDDLQRNIARGDENYLSLLREADEYIERNGLDLPPEPEAHVLGPDPDSVSDPIRELDLAAAGIRTVIWATGFGVDYSWLGVDGVLDESGYPVQKRGVSPVPGMYFLGLPWLSRRGSSFIWGVWHDAKYLADQIGIQRMYRDYSPVHADDFAEAVS; translated from the coding sequence ATGTCGAACACAGCCGCAGAAACCACCGAGGTCGTCGTCATCGGCGGCGGCCAGGCCGGTATCGCGATGAGCGAGCATCTCAGCGAGCGGGGAGTGGCCCATATCGTCCTCGAACGCGACCGCGTCGCCGAGGCCTGGCGCTCCCGCCGGTGGGACTCCCTCGTCGCCAACGGACCCGCCTGGCACGATCGCTTTCCCACACAGGAGTTCGCGGACACCGATCCCGACGGCTTCGCCACGAAGGGACAGGTCGCCGACTACTTCCAGACCCTCGTCGAGGCCAAGGGCCTGCCGGTGCGCACCGGGGTCAGCGCCACCTCGGTGACGGAGAACGCGGGCTCCCGCGGATTCCGCGTGACCACCGACTCCGGAGTCATCGACGCCGACTACGTCGTCGCCGCCACGGGCCCGTTCCAGACCCCGCGGATCCCTGAGATCGTCCCCGCCGAGGCGGGACTGACGCAGTTCCACTCGAACGACTACAAGAACCCCGAACAGCTCGACGACGGCGGCGTCCTCGTCGTCGGCGCCGGGTCGTCCGGCGTGCAGATCGCCGCCGAGATCCAGCGGTCGGGCCGACCGGTCCACCTCGCCGTCGGTCCCCATGACCGTCCGCCGCGCGCCTACCGCAGCCGCGATTTCTGCTGGTGGCTCGGCGTGCTGGGCAAATGGGACATGGCCACACCGCCGGCCGGAGCCGAGCATGTCACGATCGCCGTCAGCGGAGCGCAGGGCGGGCACACCGTCGACTTCCGCGACCTCGCGAACTCCGGCATCACCCTGCTCGGCCGAGCGAACTCCTATGCCGACGGCGTCCTGCACATCGGTGACGACCTGCAGCGGAACATCGCCCGCGGCGACGAGAACTACCTGTCGCTGCTGCGTGAGGCCGATGAGTACATCGAACGCAACGGCCTCGACCTGCCGCCTGAGCCCGAGGCGCACGTCCTCGGACCGGACCCGGACAGCGTCAGCGACCCGATCCGCGAACTCGACCTTGCCGCAGCGGGGATCCGCACCGTGATCTGGGCGACCGGCTTCGGCGTCGACTACTCCTGGCTGGGCGTCGACGGCGTCCTCGACGAAAGCGGATACCCAGTGCAGAAGCGCGGGGTCAGCCCTGTCCCGGGCATGTATTTCCTCGGGCTGCCCTGGCTGTCCCGACGCGGGTCGAGCTTCATCTGGGGAGTGTGGCACGACGCGAAGTACCTCGCCGACCAGATCGGCATTCAGAGGATGTATCGCGACTACTCGCCGGTTCACGCAGACGACTTCGCCGAGGCCGTGTCATGA